The window CTCGGCCTCCTACGGCAGCACGGCAGCCATGGACGGCTTCGCGCAGAGCGGCCACGTCGGCATGATCTACAGCGAAGGCTCGAACGGCTACGATAACATTATCGAGGCGATCAACAACAGCGCTGGCACCGGCATCTGGCAGCGCAACTATCGCAACCAGACCGCCTATGACGGTATCCGCCGCCGGAGCTGGTGCGCCTGATCAAGAACGATCGCAGGCACAGCTCATGTCGCAGCCTGTGGGGGGCCACCAGCGTCTCCCGCAGGCGCGCCGTCTCAGCCGCCCGTGAGACGCACCGATCCAACGTCTGCCCACTCCGAGCGACCAGACCAGGCCGCTGCACATCGGCAAGGAGAGGCACACCTATGAACGTACGAACACTTGGATTGCTGTTGGGACTCGTTATCGGCATGCTCGTATCGGCAATGATCAACCGTCCGGTCGAGGCGGGCACCAGGATCGATTGCTGGACACGCCAGGACGCTGTTGATTACAGCTATAAAGGCCGTCACGAAGGCTATGAGTGGGGCGGCGGCTGGTGGAATGACAACGACCAGGACGACACGCCCGGCTGCGCCACCGACGGCGGCTCCGGCTGCGAAGGCCCCGACTGTTCGGGCTTTACCTTCAAGAGCTGGGCGCTGCCCAACTCAAGCGGTGCCACGGGCTACGTCAAATGGACGATCGGCGAGAACGTTCACGGCCCGTACAACTCGACATCGTATCGCGACGGCTGCAACGGCGCGTGCTTCAACGTCTGCGGTAACGGAACCAGCAACTCGTGCGGCGCTGGCTCGTACGACGAGACGATGAGGATGGACGCCTTTGCGCAGGACGGTCATGTCGGCCTGCTGTATAACGAAGACTCGAACGGCTACGATCATATTATCGAGGCGATCAACAACAGCGCTGGCACCGGCATCTGGCAGCGCAACTATCGCGTCCAGACCGCCTACGACGGCATGCGTCGTCGCAACTGGTGTACGCCATAAGAAAAAGCGCAGATGCAGAGATCACATTTCTGGAGCGGCTGTGCCGCTGCAACGCTGCTGATGCTGAGCGGTATGCTCGCGGCCTGTGGGGCACAGCCAACGTCTCCTACAGGCCCGCCGTCTCAGCCGCCAGTGACGCAGACGGATACAGCCGTCGAAACAGCCACCACACCGCCGGATGGCGAATGCGCCGCTGTCGAGCGGATCGCCCCGGATTCGGAGGAAGGCACAAGGATCGGCGCGGCGCTCCTGGCGGCGCTTCCCGCCACGCAGAGTCCGGAGCTGCAACGGGCCGCGCCCTACGCCTTCGATGAAGTCTGGGACATGTCCAAAGTCGGCACCTGGGTGGTGGTTCAGGCCAGCTTCAAGGAAGCGCTGGAGCCGGGCATCTTTGTGCTGCAAGCGACCGACAACGGCTATCGCTACGAGGGGCTGGCCTGGGCCGGCATGGCAGACAGCGCGGCAGCCGTGCGCGATGGCGTTGCAGGCACGCTCCCAGATGCAGCCAGGGCGCTGGCGGCCTGTATCGACGTGAGTCGCTGGAGCGTCTCCTGACGGATCACGCAGCCGCAGCGCGAGTCGTAGCGCGTGCGGCGGCTGTGTCGCGTCTCGGCTGATGCGCCTGCCTCCAGCACCTCGCACATCACGCTGGTATGACAGCGGACACGCGGTTGCCTAAGCGGATATGCGGCAGATCGCTCGTGCGCCGACAGGCCGGGCGGGTGCCATGCCCGTGCCCGGGGCGTCCTCCAAACCACCCTCTTTCTGATGCAGCATGGTAGGTGTCGTTTCCCGAAACGGGTACGTCATGCTGCGCCAGGCATCTTGATCACGCTGCCTCGCAGCAGCGCCGCGTATCATGCGCTATACTTGCCTCATCAGCGCGCCGCGTGGCTAATTGGCTGGAGGCCCCCCGATGCAAAGCGAACAATCCCAACTGGCGATCACCGCCCTACAAACCTTTTTGAGCACACCGCTGGAAACGCTGCTTCAGCACCATACGACGATTAGCCCGGAAGCTGCCGCGCTCGATCTGTTTCAGCGCGTGGCGGCTACCGTACCGGCCTATCGCGCATTCCTGGCCGAGCGCGAGATCGATCCTGCGTCGATCCGTAGCCTCGCCGATTTCCAGCGGTTGCCGCTGACGACCAAGGCTAACTATGTCTCGCGCTACCCGCTGGCCGATCTCTGCCGTGATGGTCGCCTCGACCACTGCGATATGATCGCGGTTTCGTCGGGATCGACCGGGCAGCCGACCTTCTGGCCGCGCTTCTTCGCCGACGAGATGACAGTCGCCGCACGCTTCGATCAGGTCTTCCACGACAGCTTCTCCGCCGATACGCGCCGCACGCTGGCGGTCGTCTGCTTCACGCTCGGCACGTGGGTCGGGGGCATGTACACCGCAAGCTGCTGCCGGTATCTCGCCAGCAAAGGCTACCCGATCACGGTGATTACGCCGGGCAATAATCGAGAAGAGATTTTCCGCGTGGTGCAGGAGCTTGGCCCAGCCTTCGAGCAAGTGGTGCTGCTGGGGTATCCTCCGTTTCTTAAAGACATCATCGACAGCGGCATTGCGCGCGGCATGGCCTGGGAGCGCTACAACATCAAATGGGTCATGGCGGGCGAAGTCGTCAGCGAGGAGTGGCGACAGCTCGTTGGCGAACGAGCCGGAGCGCACAACCCCTGCTACGATTCAGCCTCGCTCTATGGCACGGCAGACGCGGGTGTGATCGCGAATGAATCGCCTTTGTCGATCTGCATTCGGCGCTTCCTGGCTAACAATCCCGATGCAGCGCGGACGCTCTTCGGCGAGTCGCGCTTGCCCACACTGGCGCAGTACGATCCGCTCAGTCGCTTCTTTGAGGTCCATGATCGAGCGCTCTTGTTTACCGGCGATAACGGCATTCCCCTGATTCGCTACAATATTTTGGATACCGGCGGCCTGATCTCCTACGACGACATGCTCGCGTTCTTGGCGCAGTATGGGTTCAACCCGCTCGATCAGCTTGGCGGGGCAACCGCGCGGGGCGTCCGCCGCCTGCCCTTTGTGTACGTTTTTGGCCGCTCTGACTTCACGGTTTCGTACTTTGGCGCAAACATCTTTCCAGAAAATATAACGGTGGGGCTAGAGCAGCCAAGCGTGAGCGCCTTTGTCACCGGCAAGTTTGTGCTGCAAGTCACGGAAGATGCAGATCGTAACCGTTTTCTATCGATTGTGGTCGAGCTTGCGCCAGGCGTTGCAGGAACCACGGAGCAACAGCACGCCATTACTCACTCGATTCTCACCCATCTACTCCGACTCAACAGCGAGTTTGCCAACTACGTCCCGACCGAATACCGTTTGCCGCAGGTGACGCTCAGACCTAGCGGCGATCCGGAGTATTTCCCCGTAGGCGTGAAGCACCGCTACACCCGTAAATAGGCGCATAAAGTTATGTCAATATAAAAATCGTGCTACACTGGAACTAAGCCGCTCGTGCGCTTGCCGGGTCTAAAGCGGGGGCATATCACATGGCGCGCGGCGCATACCATGAATGTTCGGGGTGGATTCCACGGAGGTTCGATTATGACCACTGCCGGAGATCAGGCGAGCACTGGTCGACGTGTCGGGCAATTCGAGAGCTTCATGCAGCGGTTTATCACCGGATTGCACGTCCTGCTCTATCGGCTCAGCGACGGCAAGATCGGCGGGCGGCTGGTCAACAATTCGATCCTGCTGCTGAGCACGGTAGGCCGAAAAAGTGGCAAGCTGCGCGTCACGCCGCTGCTCTACCTGCCGGACGGCGATCGCATGGTGCTGATCGCCTCCAACGGCGGCACGCCGACAGATCCCGGCTGGTACTTGAACCTACAGGCTCGTCCAGAGGTCATCGTGCGCGTTGGCGAGCGGACGCTACACGTCAAAGCCGAGGATGCGACCGGCGAGGAGCGGCAGCGGCTCTGGGAGCGCGCAGTTCGCGCCTACGGCGGCTATGCCGACTACCAAAAACGCACCGATCGGCAAATTCCCGTCGTGATCCTGCGGCCTGTCGAAGCATACACGGAGAACAAAGAGCAGAGAGCAAAGAATACATGAACGAAACGTCCAACTTCTTTGCTCACCTGTTCCCGCGTTCCCTCGACCCCTGCGGCTACGCAAGCTCACGCTGCATCACCAGCCGGGTATAGGCGATCTGGAAGCCCGCGCGCTGCACGTTGCGCTGCGAGTCGCTGCCGGGTAAGGGCGCGACCGTCGCCAGGCCGCAGCCTGCCGACGCAGCCGCCGCCAGCCGCGCGCGAAGCAGCGCTGTGTGCACGCCCCGCCTGCGATATTCTACCCTGGTGCTCGTCGAAAAGAACGTCGCCAGCCCGTCACGGATCGCCAGGCCCGCCGCGCCCACCGGCTCATCCCCGATCCGCGCCAGAAAACAGGTGACAGTAGGCCGCTGGAACGCCAGCCGCGCCAGGCTCAGCCCCATAGCATCGGCGGCGAGATCGTCGCGCCCGGAGAAGCCCCGGTCCACGGTCCGCTCCCACAGGTCAATATCATCCGCCGCCACAGCAGCGACACGGATCGCCGGGTACGGCGCTTCCTGCATGTCTGCCGCCCCGATCGCCCGAATATGCCTGTTGAAAAAGCGCACGATCCGGTATCCGCGCCGACCGAGTGCAGCTACCAGCGAGCCATCGGCCAGCGGGCATACATCCACCTGCGCGGGCAGGCCGTAGCCGCGATACAGCGCCTCCAGCGTATCCAGATCGGCGTCCGTAACCGGCTGCGACATGCCCAGCCCGATCGCTCGGTTCACCGGAAAGTCGGGCCGGGTAAACGTCGCATAGCCGCCCGCGACCGGCACCACCTGCGCGCTCGAATCGGGCTGAAGCCGTTTCAGCGTGTGGGCATATTCGGCGTTGTTGAGTGCCTCATTGCGTTCAAGACGCTGCGCAAGAGCAAGATCGGCAAACAGCATGTGATGTCCTCCAGCGCCAGTGTAGCATCACGGTCAACACCGTGAGGCCAATATCAAATCGGCTCAAGACAGACGATCTTGACATTGGCAAGCAGCGTATGCTAGTATAGCGCTACGTTTCTTTACACTTTTAAATAATCTCGCATAGCTTGGCGTAGCCTGAAACTGTATCAACGTCTATCGCCCCCCGAAGCGTAGGCGCATACGATGATTCAGAGGAGCAACCCCTGGGGTAACAACCACGGCACCTCTAGCTTCAGGCTTTGGGCCGATCTTCCTACCCATACCCAAGCCACGTACTTCCTCGGC of the Herpetosiphonaceae bacterium genome contains:
- a CDS encoding nitroreductase family deazaflavin-dependent oxidoreductase; this translates as MTTAGDQASTGRRVGQFESFMQRFITGLHVLLYRLSDGKIGGRLVNNSILLLSTVGRKSGKLRVTPLLYLPDGDRMVLIASNGGTPTDPGWYLNLQARPEVIVRVGERTLHVKAEDATGEERQRLWERAVRAYGGYADYQKRTDRQIPVVILRPVEAYTENKEQRAKNT
- a CDS encoding GNAT family N-acetyltransferase; this encodes MLFADLALAQRLERNEALNNAEYAHTLKRLQPDSSAQVVPVAGGYATFTRPDFPVNRAIGLGMSQPVTDADLDTLEALYRGYGLPAQVDVCPLADGSLVAALGRRGYRIVRFFNRHIRAIGAADMQEAPYPAIRVAAVAADDIDLWERTVDRGFSGRDDLAADAMGLSLARLAFQRPTVTCFLARIGDEPVGAAGLAIRDGLATFFSTSTRVEYRRRGVHTALLRARLAAAASAGCGLATVAPLPGSDSQRNVQRAGFQIAYTRLVMQRELA